From the Chloroflexus aurantiacus J-10-fl genome, one window contains:
- the acs gene encoding acetate--CoA ligase: MTETRDVALPDTSELYYPDPALVEQSNVMAYARSKGFNSYDELYQWTISHREEFWADMASQLEWFKPWDKVLDDSNKPFYQWFVGGKTNIVYNAIDRHLKTWRKNKLALIWEGEDGSQRTYSYYQLNYEVSRIANVLKSMGVKKGDIVTIYMPRIPELMFSMLACAKIGAAHSVVYGGFSEAALADRLADAKSKVLITADGGYMRGKVVELKKIVNEALSRTPTVQTCLVFRHTNHGAPMEQGRDFWMHDLLGLPIANGHCPTEEMDAEDMLFILYTSGTTGKPKGVVHTHGGYMVGTYTTLKFVFDIKDEDRYWCAADPGWITGHSFIVYAPLINGATSFMYEGAPNYPYPDRWWSMVAKHGITILYTAPTAIRGLMRFGDLWPSRHDLSTLRLLGSVGEPINPEAWKWFYEKIGHGRCPIMDTWWQTETGHFMITPTPAVPLKPGSATRPFLGIEADVVHEDGSPCAPDEDGLLVIKNPWPGMMRTILNDPQRYVEGYWQKVPPYYAAGDSARKDKDGYIWVIGRLDDVIKVSGYRLGTAEVESALVSHPAVAEAAAIGLPHEVKGNAIHAFVILRAGYEPSHDLEEKLRAHVGHELGPIARPDSITFVTSLPKTRSGKIMRRVLRARALGLPEGDVSTLEE; this comes from the coding sequence ATGACCGAGACTCGCGATGTGGCGCTGCCTGACACCAGTGAATTGTATTACCCCGATCCGGCGCTGGTTGAGCAATCCAATGTGATGGCGTATGCCCGTAGCAAAGGCTTCAATTCCTACGATGAGCTGTATCAGTGGACGATCAGCCATCGTGAGGAGTTTTGGGCCGATATGGCCAGCCAGCTCGAATGGTTCAAGCCATGGGACAAGGTGCTCGACGATAGCAACAAGCCTTTCTATCAGTGGTTTGTGGGCGGGAAGACAAACATCGTTTACAACGCGATTGATCGCCATCTCAAAACCTGGCGCAAGAATAAGCTTGCCCTGATTTGGGAAGGTGAAGATGGCAGTCAGCGCACCTATTCGTACTACCAGCTCAACTACGAAGTATCACGTATTGCGAATGTGCTCAAGAGCATGGGGGTAAAGAAAGGGGACATTGTTACCATTTATATGCCCCGCATCCCTGAGTTGATGTTCAGCATGCTGGCCTGTGCGAAAATCGGTGCTGCCCACAGCGTTGTATACGGTGGCTTCTCGGAAGCGGCCCTCGCCGACCGCCTGGCCGACGCGAAGAGCAAAGTGCTGATCACTGCTGACGGTGGCTACATGCGCGGCAAAGTGGTCGAGCTGAAGAAGATCGTCAACGAGGCGCTGTCGCGCACGCCGACTGTTCAAACCTGTCTGGTCTTCCGCCACACCAACCACGGTGCCCCGATGGAGCAGGGCCGTGACTTCTGGATGCACGATCTGCTCGGCCTGCCAATCGCGAACGGTCATTGCCCCACCGAAGAGATGGACGCGGAGGATATGCTCTTTATCCTCTACACGTCGGGGACGACCGGCAAGCCCAAGGGGGTTGTCCATACCCACGGTGGGTACATGGTCGGTACGTACACGACCCTGAAGTTTGTCTTTGATATTAAGGACGAAGACCGTTACTGGTGCGCCGCCGATCCAGGCTGGATCACCGGTCACTCGTTCATTGTGTATGCACCGCTGATCAATGGCGCGACATCGTTTATGTACGAGGGTGCTCCCAATTATCCCTATCCCGACCGCTGGTGGAGCATGGTTGCCAAACACGGGATTACGATCCTCTACACCGCTCCTACCGCCATTCGCGGTCTGATGCGGTTCGGCGACCTCTGGCCGTCACGCCACGATCTGAGTACCTTGCGCCTGCTCGGTTCGGTCGGTGAACCGATTAACCCCGAAGCGTGGAAGTGGTTCTACGAGAAGATCGGTCATGGCCGCTGCCCGATTATGGATACCTGGTGGCAGACTGAAACCGGTCACTTTATGATTACGCCGACACCCGCCGTGCCACTCAAGCCCGGCTCGGCGACTCGACCTTTCCTTGGTATCGAAGCTGATGTTGTGCATGAGGACGGTTCACCCTGCGCACCGGATGAGGACGGGTTGCTAGTGATCAAAAACCCGTGGCCCGGTATGATGCGCACGATATTGAATGATCCACAGCGCTACGTAGAAGGCTACTGGCAGAAGGTGCCCCCCTACTACGCCGCCGGCGACAGTGCCCGTAAAGACAAGGATGGCTACATCTGGGTCATTGGCCGGTTGGACGACGTGATTAAGGTGTCAGGCTATCGCCTCGGTACCGCCGAAGTCGAGAGTGCGCTGGTCAGCCACCCGGCAGTGGCCGAAGCGGCTGCGATTGGTCTGCCGCACGAAGTGAAGGGCAATGCCATTCACGCCTTCGTGATCCTGCGCGCCGGCTACGAACCGAGCCACGACCTCGAAGAGAAGCTGCGGGCACACGTTGGTCACGAACTCGGCCCAATTGCCCGTCCCGACTCGATCACGTTTGTGACATCGCTGCCCAAGACGCGCTCCGGCAAGATTATGCGCCGCGTCTTGCGCGCCCGTGCCCTCGGTCTGCCCGAAGGCGATGTCTCAACGCTTGAGGAGTAA
- a CDS encoding serine/threonine protein kinase: MAEVTEILCPICHKPNLRRAKFCQHCGHDVVLNNDRPTDRRRYVITRIVKRGGQGAVYEGIDQDGQVYAIKEMLDRFADPNERAEAVERFNAEAELLQRLRHPRIPRVYSHFTDEGRHYLTMDFIRGEDLEQIIEREGRIDEQRVLRWADEICDVLGYLHGKGFIYRDMKPSNVMIEPSGDVKLIDFGIAKLFKPTERGTQIGTPGYAPPEQYQGLATPQSDVYALAATLHHLLTGRDPTQEMPFSFPPARTLVPTISERTSAALERALQKVPADRFATMDEFRAALIPARQPQPVQVQVSRPASPRAPAAPAAARPAGQTPSAASVSPPRPRPPIFADPPISIQGGGAASSASTRRSAPPATVSPVQPPPSPTTSSRSRLGGQIVLSLILLGLIALTLFSGYVIVTRPAWAAPVIELILGNSGSLSGELQTIEYELEATVPVGTSNRELLEVFRTMYQERVQRELGNQAQINPNVPISYVGTPTEIARDGDQITYRARLTGTVWVTAP; encoded by the coding sequence ATGGCTGAGGTGACCGAAATCCTCTGCCCAATCTGTCATAAGCCGAATCTACGGCGGGCGAAATTTTGCCAGCATTGTGGTCACGATGTGGTATTGAACAATGACCGGCCAACTGATCGCCGGCGTTACGTGATCACGCGCATTGTGAAGCGTGGTGGCCAGGGCGCTGTGTACGAAGGGATCGATCAGGACGGACAGGTCTACGCGATTAAAGAGATGCTCGACCGCTTTGCCGATCCAAACGAGCGGGCCGAAGCGGTTGAGCGCTTTAACGCTGAAGCCGAATTATTGCAACGACTGCGCCATCCGCGTATCCCGCGTGTCTATAGCCACTTTACCGATGAGGGACGGCACTACCTGACGATGGATTTTATTCGCGGTGAGGATCTCGAACAGATCATCGAACGCGAAGGGCGCATCGATGAGCAGCGGGTACTGCGCTGGGCCGATGAAATCTGTGATGTGCTCGGTTATTTGCATGGCAAAGGCTTTATCTACCGCGACATGAAGCCGTCTAATGTGATGATCGAGCCATCCGGTGATGTCAAACTGATCGATTTTGGGATTGCCAAGCTGTTTAAGCCAACCGAACGTGGGACGCAGATTGGTACACCGGGCTATGCGCCTCCTGAACAATACCAGGGGCTGGCAACGCCACAGTCCGATGTCTACGCACTGGCAGCCACACTGCATCACCTGTTGACCGGTCGTGATCCCACGCAAGAGATGCCCTTTTCCTTCCCGCCGGCGCGCACACTGGTACCGACGATCTCGGAGCGTACCAGTGCTGCCCTTGAACGGGCATTGCAGAAAGTTCCGGCTGATCGCTTTGCAACTATGGACGAGTTTCGGGCGGCATTAATCCCTGCTCGTCAACCGCAACCGGTACAGGTACAGGTTAGCCGACCCGCATCACCACGTGCCCCTGCTGCACCGGCTGCTGCTCGTCCGGCAGGGCAGACACCGTCGGCTGCTTCGGTGTCGCCACCACGTCCACGGCCACCAATCTTCGCTGATCCTCCGATCTCGATCCAGGGGGGTGGGGCCGCCTCTTCGGCTAGTACTCGAAGGTCAGCACCACCAGCCACCGTTTCACCGGTACAACCGCCACCATCGCCGACAACATCGTCACGGTCGCGATTGGGTGGGCAGATCGTCCTGTCACTCATCCTGCTTGGTCTCATTGCCTTGACGCTGTTTAGCGGCTACGTGATTGTCACCCGACCTGCCTGGGCTGCGCCGGTCATTGAGCTGATTCTGGGTAATTCTGGCTCCTTGTCCGGCGAATTGCAAACTATTGAATATGAGCTTGAGGCTACTGTTCCAGTTGGAACATCGAACAGGGAGCTGCTTGAGGTTTTTCGCACAATGTATCAGGAACGGGTACAGCGCGAACTTGGCAATCAGGCCCAAATCAACCCTAACGTACCCATCAGTTATGTCGGCACGCCAACCGAAATTGCCCGTGACGGTGACCAGATTACCTACCGGGCACGTTTGACCGGCACAGTCTGGGTGACGGCGCCGTAG
- the era gene encoding GTPase Era has product MKYCSLDPDVGTLYLYFTDIEEGQATAVMEYPVSLLLDAQGAIFGCRLDLDDEVILSQLELVLEGSYNWLDGEYGHLYIRIADEDPVETITLSETAILDLDDDDLVLGIELALPEEWRTPERLQRLTPLMVTFDDEPVDGEGPVVFTPPAISADDLPDSDEEPATPVAEEPLQWRSGFVALVGKPNVGKSTLLNALLGEKVAIVSPRPQTTRVPVRGILSRPGEQIIFIDTPGIHEPSHRLGKLMVELAERTLPNADVICFMVDISQPPTRLDRMIAQQVQRARGHKLLVLNKVDQKPKRPGENYLPAYRELGQWEMEIAISARRRLGLTALLSEISARLPEGPPLYPLDQMTDQTEQQLAAEFVREKALFYLQQEVPHAIAIEVEEWQEKETATYIRMTINVEKESQKGILIGAGGGMLKKIGSAARASIERMLGRPVYLDLWVKVRPNWRDDPSALGWLGYRAKNFL; this is encoded by the coding sequence ATGAAATATTGTTCGCTTGATCCAGACGTCGGTACCCTCTATCTCTACTTCACCGACATTGAAGAGGGGCAGGCGACGGCAGTAATGGAATACCCGGTTAGCCTGTTGCTTGATGCGCAAGGGGCAATCTTCGGTTGCCGACTCGATCTCGACGATGAGGTGATTCTTAGCCAGCTCGAACTGGTGCTGGAGGGGTCGTATAACTGGCTCGACGGGGAATATGGTCATCTCTACATTCGGATTGCCGATGAGGATCCGGTAGAGACGATCACGTTGAGCGAGACGGCCATCCTCGATCTTGATGATGATGATCTGGTGTTGGGGATTGAGCTGGCGTTGCCGGAAGAGTGGCGTACTCCCGAACGATTGCAACGGTTGACGCCGTTGATGGTGACATTCGACGATGAACCGGTTGACGGCGAAGGGCCGGTTGTGTTCACGCCGCCGGCAATCTCTGCCGATGATCTGCCTGATTCAGACGAAGAACCGGCAACGCCGGTTGCAGAAGAGCCGCTCCAATGGCGGTCGGGTTTTGTCGCGCTGGTCGGCAAGCCGAATGTCGGTAAGAGTACCCTGCTCAATGCATTGTTGGGTGAAAAAGTTGCTATCGTCTCACCCCGCCCGCAGACGACGCGCGTCCCGGTACGCGGTATTCTTTCACGACCGGGGGAGCAGATTATCTTCATCGACACACCCGGTATTCACGAACCCAGTCATCGATTGGGAAAACTGATGGTCGAACTGGCCGAACGCACGCTCCCCAACGCTGATGTGATCTGTTTTATGGTTGACATAAGTCAACCGCCTACTCGGCTTGATCGGATGATTGCGCAGCAGGTGCAGCGTGCTCGTGGGCATAAGCTGTTGGTGTTGAATAAGGTTGATCAGAAGCCAAAACGCCCCGGTGAGAACTATCTACCCGCCTATCGTGAATTGGGTCAGTGGGAGATGGAGATTGCGATCTCGGCCCGACGTCGGTTAGGTCTGACAGCGTTACTGAGCGAGATTAGTGCCCGCTTACCCGAAGGCCCACCACTCTATCCGCTTGATCAGATGACCGATCAAACCGAGCAGCAACTGGCTGCCGAGTTTGTGCGTGAGAAAGCTCTCTTCTACCTTCAGCAAGAGGTACCGCACGCCATTGCCATTGAAGTTGAAGAGTGGCAAGAGAAAGAGACGGCCACCTACATCCGTATGACAATTAATGTCGAGAAGGAGAGCCAGAAAGGTATCCTGATCGGTGCCGGTGGTGGTATGCTGAAGAAAATAGGCAGTGCTGCCCGCGCTTCGATTGAGCGCATGCTAGGGCGACCGGTGTACCTCGATTTGTGGGTCAAGGTGCGTCCAAACTGGCGTGATGATCCGAGCGCATTGGGCTGGTTAGGGTACCGGGCGAAGAATTTTCTGTGA